Proteins co-encoded in one Kwoniella shandongensis chromosome 12, complete sequence genomic window:
- a CDS encoding non-histone chromosomal protein 6, with translation MPKVTAKDTKKSKGVSEAAKKRAKKDPNKPKRALSAYMFFVQDYRERIKAENPDATFGDVGKLLGIKWKEMNAAEKKPYEDKAQADKKRADRENAVYKADGKAAKKSKVVVEEDDDDDEDDE, from the exons ATGCCCAAGGTTACCGCCAAAGACaccaagaagagcaagggaGTGAGCGAGGCCGCCAAGAAGCGAGCTAAGAAGGACCCCAACAAGCCCAAGCG AGCTCTCTCTGCCTACATGTTCTTCGTTCAAGATTACCGAGAGCGAATCAAGGCCGAGAACCCCGACGCCACTTTCGGTGATGTCGGCAAGCTCTTGGGTATCaagtggaaggagatgaacgccgccgagaagaag CCTTACGAGGACAAGGCCCAGGCCGACAAGAAGCGTGCCGACAGGGAGAACGCCGTCTACAAGGCTGACGGCAAGGCCGCCAAGAAGTCCAAGGTTGTTGT cgaggaggacgacgacgatgacgaggatgacgaatAG
- a CDS encoding NADPH-dependent diflavin oxidoreductase 1 — translation MIPVILYASETGNAADTAHRIARAFRSHHRRISCQPMNLFPLSSLPHTNLLILVTSTHGRGDPPPTMLPLWNALLRSSLPEDILEDVHFAIFGLGDSSYERFCWAGKMLARRMEGLGGSKMGEPGWGDERSPNGIEDAFLPWLQQTLDLFLPYLPSTSTSPPLSLTELPPPIFSLEPVVSAKNDDFPIDLDRLSISPPPPASSMNGHTRAAPPRVEDSVHGHGSSSTMPDDWVWATLKKNERVTKQGWWQDVREIEIEFEDPKTTPYLPGSICSLQPQSSAEDVDAFLEMSGLEDQADIPMTITALHDEQPLPPHLPPSKTPTTLRSLLTNHLDIRASPRKSFFEWLRRLSPDERERERLDEFIEDPDEIHTYATRPSRTITETLADFRETRLPLSHILEILPSLRRRQFSIASSWEAHPRKVQLLVAMVEYKTNLKIPRKGLCSSWLAGLTIGTRIPIHIASPTLFLPPNPETPVIFVGPGTGVAPMRAFIEVRVRQGAASNTAVYFGCRSKSSDCFYASEWEMYMEKGVKVEIAASRDQEEKIYVQHLIKRDKERIKEWIVDREGSVYISGSSNAMPREVREAIAWCISTEGAGDLSEEESKAYVEKMFEDKRGGEESW, via the exons ATGATCCCCGTGATATTGTACGCTTCGGAAACTGGCAATGCGGCCGATACGGCCCACCGAATCGCTCGAGCTTTTCGATCCCATCACCGACGAATCTCATGTCAACCTATGaacctcttccccctctcttctctaccACATAccaaccttctcatcctcgtcactTCGACAcatggacgaggtgatccTCCTCCGACAATGTTACCCCTCTGGAATGCTCTGCTGAGGAGCTCGTTGCCCGAGGATATATTGGAAGATGTGCATTTTGCGATTTTCGGTTTGGGGGATAGTAGTTATGAGAGGTTTTGTTGGGCAGGTAAGATGTTGGCGAGACGGATGGAAGGTCTGGGAGGGAGTAAGATGGGTGAACCTGGATGGGGAGATGAAAGAAGTCCCAATGG GATCGAAGACGCTTTCCTCCCATGGCTTCAACAAACACTCGATCTGTTCTTACCCTACTTAccatccacttccacctcccctcCCTTATCTCTCACCGAGCTTCCACCACCTATATTCTCCCTTGAGCCTGTCGTGTCTGCGAAGAACGACGACTTCCCAATCGACCTTGATCGATTATCCATatcaccgccacctcccGCATCTTCCATGAACGGTCATACAAGAGCAGCTCCTCCCAGAGTGGAAGATAGTGTCCATGGACATGGATCAAGCTCTACGATGCCCGATGATTGGGTCTGGGCAAccttgaagaagaatgagagagTCACGAAGCAGGGTTGGTGGCAGGACGTGAgggagatcgagatcgaattTGAGGATCCCAAAAC CACACCATACTTGCCGGGATCAATATGTTCACTCCAACCTCAATCGAGCGCCGAAGACGTCGACGCTTTTCTAGAAATGTCAGGCTTGGAAGATCAAGCAGATATCCCAATGACCATCACAGCACTTCATGACG AACAACCACTACCACCTCATCTACCTCCCTCAAAAACTCCTACAACGCTAAGATCCCTGCTTACGAATCACCTTGATATACGTGCTTCGCCGCGGAAGAGCTTTTTCGAGTGGTTAAGACGGTTGTCGCccgatgagagggagagagaacgCCTGGACGAGTTCATAGAGGATCCT GATGAGATCCATACTTATGCCACTCGACCATCTCGAACTATAACAGAAACACTTGCCGATTTCAGAGAGACCAGATTACCCTTATCCCACATACTGGAGATTCTCCCATCATTGCGACGACGACAGTTCTCCATAGCTAGCTCATGGGAG GCACATCCTAGGAAAGTGCAACTATTAGTCGCGATGGTCGAGTATAAGACGAATTTGAAGATTCCAAGGAAGGGACTCTGTTCCTCATGGCTTGCAGGTCTGACTATTG GTACTCGGATACCTATTCACATCGCTTCGCCGACGCTGTTCTTGCCGCCAAATCCGGAAACGCCCGTAATCTTTGTTGGACCAGGTACGGGTGTTGCCCCCATGAGAGCGTTCATCGAAGTGAGAGTCAGACAAGGCGCAGCAAGCA ACACCGCAGTGTACTTTGGATGTAGATCAAAGTCCAGCGATTGCTTCTACGCCTCTGAGTGGGAAATGTACATGGAAAAGGGGGTCAAAGTGGAGATTGCAGCGAGTCGGgatcaggaagagaagatatATGTCCAACATCTGATCAAGCGGGATAAGGAGAGGATCAAAGAATGGATAGtggacagagagggaagcgTGTATATCTCAGG ATCGTCGAATGCTATGCCGAGGGAGGTACGAGAGGCGATCGCGTGGTGTATATCTACGGAAGGTGCGGGTGATTTGAGCGAAGAGGAGTCGAAAGCGTACGTGGAGAAGATGTTCGAGGACAAGCgtggtggggaagagagTTGGTGA
- a CDS encoding hydroxymethylglutaryl-CoA reductase (NADPH) produces the protein MLRSTLVSISSLAASAPIEVITTTFILVTLTYFQILHAIKGSEFFEIPSASPPPRPVHLVRLAHPQQLEDAPYILPSSRSASSWVGHTASSNGWSGEDWQPVSVGDFRKIVEENALLGEYHFDVEVGGNTNGEKAAVVLVKQIVVASEGYDQSNLTEEWEKWLLNDFAVEVEGRSYSYQELCFDCSTTPKLVAHPLYPSQSTLTLFLQPPTPQTPTLSYLNQLNHLPPFTPTNSNVTIRLLPPSGGGSWGFLPSFDGAGLFSGLGDGLVQSEKEEQDMLYGLRNVKWFAYAVRAFGMRFWALAKKADSADIFVVLTGYVLMHGVFVHLFIGMRKLGSSFWLPVATLVSSTFAFLIALLSAHLLNVSIDPISLSEAIPFLVITVGFDKPYRLAKAVLQNPDIAPVPTSPELTPSRDDVEDDGTGLGLDLGTLHKELAPLERLQRLAEGKVRWASPVAAKKIVVDAVKKCGVRIVRDYALEIAVLSVGAASGIGGLREFCYLAALIMAVDCVFLFSFYVAILNVMVEVHRIKLIRGNRRVKSVQRTSSNTSLTGLSSNSSPTKSFFARSSEEDKDGQPANPMIRLKLLLIISFLTLHILNLCTTLTEQTALKRHNTHSIPQFTPRAMLDPRSPTLSPILQALYDNQPPETDMAVQIIPPTHIVMTTEDYTPSRMASIDHFMSEWTQLVGDPVLSKWIVVALGISVILNGYLLKGIASNSIGGKGPVAAAAQALVGVFELGERARREASKSTTPRGRHSAEIPANFPHPAPTKDGDSTPRGEGRANGHAIGHVVVPPTPTVPIIATPQPPTGDASPANSTKMTFGRRPLEECIEIYAGGVGSSNLSDEEIILLVEKGKIAPYALEKVLKNLERAVRIRRAVISRVSLTRTLEASALPMADYDYKQIIGACCENVIGYMPIPVGIAGPLNIDGVTLHIPMATTEGTLVASTSRGCKALNAGGGVTTVLTHDAMTRGPAIDFPNITQACEARIWIDSKDGFGILKAAFDSTSRFARLQTLECALAGRTLYVRFATQTGDAMGMNMISKGTEKALEVLREKFPEMHVLALSGNYCTDKKPAAINWIEGRGKSVVAEAVVPGHVVKSVLKTTVKDLCHLNVRKNLIGSAMAGSIGGFNAHAANILTAMYLATGQDPAQNVESSNCMTLMEPCNDGADLLISCSMPSIEVGTVGGGTILSPQRAMLDMLGVAGAHQASPGANAQRLARIICAAVMAGELSLMSALAAGHLIQAHMKHNRSAPVTPGAVTPFGGMTPLRESMLINGPPPNKSESLRVSPVIPTARI, from the exons ATGCTCCGATCCACACTCGTTTCCATCTCGTCGCTCGCGGCTTCCGCACCGATCGAGGTGATCACGACGACCTTTATCCTTGTCACTCTCACCTATTTCCAGATCCTTCACGCGATCAAGGGATCTGAATTTTTCGAAAtcccctctgcttctccaccacctcgaccagtcCATCTCGTCCGATTGGCCCACCCACAACAGCTCGAAGATGCGCCGTACATCTTGCCGAGCAGTCGGTCTGCCTCTAGTTGGGTCGGTCATACCGCTTCTTCAAACGGTTGGTCAGGAGAAGACTGGCAGCCCGTCTCCGTGGGTGATTTCAGGAAGATAGTCGAGGAGAATGCCCTTTTGGGTGAATATCATTTCGACGTCGAGGTTGGAGGAAACACCAACGGAGAGAAGGCGGCGGTAGTCTTGGTGAAACAGATCGTGGTCGCAAGCGAAGGATACGATCAATCAAATCTTAccgaagaatgggagaaaTGGTTATTGAACGATTTCGCCGTCGAGGTCGAAGGTCGTTCATACTCCTATCAAGAACTGTGTTTCGATTGTTCGACAACGCCCAAACTCGTCGCTCATCCATTGTATCCTTCTCAATCAACTCTCACCCTTTTCCTCCAACCGCCTACTCCTCAGACGCCAACTCTTTCATATCTCAATCAGCTCAACCATCTTCCACCATTCACACCGACCAACTCCAACGTCACCATCCGGCTCCTCCCTCCCAGTGGAGGCGGCAGCTGGGGCTTCTTGCCCAGCTTTGACGGAGCAGGATTGTTCAGCGGATTGGGAGATGGACTTGTTCAGAGCgaaaaggaagaacaggacATGTTGTACGGTTTGAGAAACGTCAAGTGGTTCGCGTACGCTGTTAGAGCATTTGGTATGCGTTTCTGGGCgttggcaaag AAAGCCGACTCTGCCGATATCTTCGTTGTTCTTACTGGTTACGTGCTGATGCACGGTGTCTTTGTGcacctcttcatcggtaTGCGCAAGTTGGGTAGTTCCTTCTGGCTTC CCGTTGCTACCCTGGTATCGTCAACCTTTGCAttcctcatcgctcttctGTCCGCACACTTGCTCAACGTCTCAATCGATCCTATCTCTCTTTCCGAAGCTATTCCATTCCTCGTCATCACGGTCGGTTTCGATAAACCATATCGATTGGCCAAGGCCGTCCTTCAGAACCCCGATATCGCTCCGGTCCCAACTTCACCAGAGTTGACGCCTAGTCGggacgatgttgaggatgatgggacGGGTCTCGGTTTGGATCTTGGTACATTGCACAAGGAGTTGGCTCCTTTAGAGAGATTACAGCGTTTGGCGGAAGGCAAGGTCAGATGGGCATCACCCGtcgctgcgaagaagattgtcgtCGACGCTGTGAAGAAGTGTGGTGTCAGGATCGTCAGAGATTACGCTCTTGAGATTGCGGTCCTTAGCGTTGGTGCTGCGAGTGGTATCGGTGGTTTGAGGGAGTTCTGCTATCTTG CCGCCCTCATCATGGCTGTCGACTGTGttttccttttctctttctaCGTTGCCATTCTCAACGTCATGGTTGAGGTCCACCGAATCAAGTTGATCAGAGGTAACCGACGTGTCAAGTCCGTCCAGCGAACTTCTAGTAACACATCGCTCACCGGTCTCTCGAGCAACTCTTCGCCTACTAAATCTTTCTTCGCTCGATCTTCCGAGGAGGACAAAGACGGACAACCGGCAAATCCCATGATCCGACTGAAgcttcttctcatcatctctttcttgACGCTTCACATCCTCAACCTGTGCACGACCCTCACCGAGCAAACTGCATTGAAGAGACATAACACGCACTCGATACCTCAATTCACACCTCGAGCGATGTTGGACCCTCGAAGTCCTACCTTATCGCCAATTTTGCAAGCACTTTACGACAACCAACCGCCAGAGACGGATATGGCTGTGCAGATCATTCCCCCTACGCATATCGTCATGACTACTGAGGACTACACTCCTTCGCGAATGGCTTCTATCGACCACTTCATGAGCGAGTGGACTCAGCTGGTTGGCGATCCCGTCCTCAGCAAGTGGATTGTCGTCGCTCTCGGTATCAGCGTCATCCTCAACGGTTACCTCCTCAAGGGTATTGCGTCCAACTCCATTGGTGGCAAGGGTCCGGTCGCTGCAGCTGCTCAGGCACTTGTAGGCGTCTTCGAACTCGGTGAACGAGCAAGGAGGGAGGCTAGCAAGTCTACTACTCCTCGAGGTCGACACAGCGCTGAGATCCCGGCCAACTTCCCGCACCCCGCTCCTACCAAGGATGGAGATAGTACTCctagaggagaaggacgcGCGAATGGTCATGCCATCGGTCACGTTGTGGtccctcccactcctacGGTACCGATTATTGCtactcctcaacctcctacCGGTGACGCTTCCCCCGCGAACTCTACGAAGATGACATTTGGTCGACGACCTCTGGAAGAGTGCATTGAAATTTACGCTGGTGGTGTCGGTTCCAGCAACTTGTCAGACGAAgagatcatcctccttgttgagaaaggaaagattgCCCCATACGCACtcgagaaggtgttgaagaacCTCGAACGAGCTGTCAGAATTCGACGAGCTGTCATCTCTCGAGTCTCGTTGACGAGAACTCTTGAGGCGAGCGCTTTGCCGATGGCCGATTACGATTACAAACAGATTATCGGAGCTTGTTGCGAGAACGTTATCGGTTACATGCCTATCCCGGTCGGTATTGCTGGACCACTCAACATTGACGGTGTCACCCTTCACATTCCCATGGCTACCACTGAAGGTACTTTGGTCGCCTCCACCTCAAGAGGTTGCAAGGCCCTCAACGCAGGAGGCGGTGTTACCACCGTTCTTACACACGACGCTATGACCCGTGGACCCGCTATCGACTTCCCTAACATTACCCAGGCTTGTGAAGCTCGTATCTGGATTGACTCGAAGGACGGTTTCGGCATCCTCAAAGCGGCTTTCGACTCTACTTCTAGATTCGCCCGACTACAAACCCTTGAATGTGCTCTTGCCGGTCGAACACTCTACGTTCGTTTCGCAACGCAAACCGGTGACGCTATGGGCATGAACATGATCTCCAAGGGTACCGAAAAGGCGCTCGAGGTTTTGAGAGAAAAGTTCCCCGAGATGCACGTCTTGGCTTTGAGTGGAAACTACTGTACCGACAAGAAACCGGCCGCAATCAACTGGATTGAAGGACGAGGCAAGTCTGTCGTCGCTGAAGCTGTCGTGCCCGGTCATGTGGTCAAGAGTGTCTTGAAGACCACGGTCAAGGATCTGTGCCATCTGAACGTGAGGAAGAACTTGATCGGTTCAGCTATGGCGGGTAGTATTGGTGGTTTCAACGCGCACGCCGCGAACATCCTCACC GCTATGTATCTCGCGACAGGTCAGGATCCAGCTCAGAACGTGGAGAGTTCCAACTGTATGACATTGATGGAACC ATGCAACGACGGCGccgatctcctcatctcatGTTCGATGCCCTCGATCGAAGTCGGTACCGTTGGAGGTGGAACGATCCTCTCACCTCAACGTGCTATGCTCGATATGCTTGGTGTGGCAGGAGCCCATCAAGCTTCACCCGGTGCCAATGCTCAACGATTAGCTCGAATCATTTGTGCTGCCGTCATGGCTGGAGAGTTGTCCCTCATGTCTGCTTTGGCGGCGGGACATCTGATCCAGGCGCACATGAAACATAATCGAAGTGCGCCAGTGACGCCGGGTGCTGTCACCCCGTTCGGTGGGATGACACCCCTCAGAGAGAGCATGTTGATCAATGGTCCTCCGCCAAACAAGAGTGAAAGCTTGAGGGTCAGTCCGGTCATTCCAACGGCTAGAATATAG